A section of the Anabaena cylindrica PCC 7122 genome encodes:
- a CDS encoding N-6 DNA methylase, with protein MKLADILKDSNYRLSQFTAEEIAQLEQSIILKSTKSGETPYTVCLVRKKEIKLTPEEAIRQLYLRVLTERFYYPLNRIQVEYGVNFGREVKRADIVVMDKDRLNTVYMLVEVKKPKLKDGKEQLRSYCHATGAPIAIWTNGDQISYYQRKDPNYFEELSGLPNANQTLADILQIKFTLEDLIANDKLIKQNKSLKTIVEEMEDEVLANAGVDVFEELFKLIFTKLYDEWYSGQGNRRTTRMMEFRNTGQTEAALKTKIQDLFDKAKKKWEGVFSEDAKISLSPSHLSICISSLEDVKLFNSNLDVVDEAFEYLINKSSKGEKGQFFTPRYVIDMCVKMLNPQEDEYMIDTAAGSSGFPVHTIFHVWRQILEDEGLSASHLFSLEEKPPRCREYVQEQVFAIDFDEKAVRVARTLNLIAGDGETNVLHLNTLDYEMWDEITGQEEWDDIYNAGFKRLKRQRPKDSKDYREFQFDVLMANPPFAGDIKETRIINHYDLAKKANGKWETKVGRDILFIERNLDFLKPGGRMAIVLPQGRFNNSSDKNIRDFIAERCRILAVVGLHGNTFKPHTGTKTSVLLVQKWNDDPKVGALCPRQDDYNIFFATMQKSGKDNSGEKIYVKKSDSSGEYLLDDHGHLIIDHDLFNHEGKTQDGIAEAFIEFAKKENFSFFKLSPSVAPFNAVKYQKLMDGLEAVELSLSEALKENISFRVDSDFFKKQYLHEYHQRKKFKNIILGDIAFITDGQHGYHEVDETSNISHITAKNTKNWFTDKIGADGLAKWVDDKNKRSSLHENDILLANRGTVGCCSIVKNDILPANIDQDIARIELNLNTSIIPEYLLTYLNSKIGYDWVIRNSSGMVQQGLPLNKVRLIPIPLLNNKFQFKIKSLIDISLKEKKSSKDFYEQAEDLLLSELNLKDWQPTKETIAIKSFKESFLSSGRLDAEYYQPKYDELTERLKEKVELTRLGDLLNLNQRGKQPIYIESEDDNKLGLPVVNSKYVREGKVILTDNRYAYFPETDNPLIIHTDDVLINGTGVGTIGRCAPYLYQQPALPDNHVTILRTDLLDSVYLSIYLNSIIGKLQVEKHFKGSSGQIELYPNEISQFLVWNAPESVQKKIRTKVEESHQKREQSKQLLEIAKIGVEKAIETDEVTATDWINQQLEILGIDINNGGENKN; from the coding sequence ATGAAATTAGCCGATATTCTCAAAGATTCAAATTACAGACTCTCTCAATTTACTGCTGAAGAAATTGCACAGCTAGAACAGTCAATTATCCTCAAGTCTACCAAAAGTGGCGAAACACCCTACACCGTTTGTTTAGTTCGCAAAAAGGAGATTAAACTTACACCAGAGGAAGCAATTCGACAACTATATCTGCGGGTTTTAACAGAACGTTTTTACTATCCCCTTAATCGGATTCAAGTAGAGTATGGGGTAAATTTTGGGCGCGAGGTGAAACGGGCTGATATTGTCGTCATGGACAAAGATCGGTTAAATACAGTCTATATGCTGGTGGAGGTAAAAAAACCGAAACTCAAGGACGGTAAAGAACAATTACGATCTTATTGTCACGCTACAGGTGCGCCTATTGCTATTTGGACAAATGGCGATCAAATTTCTTATTACCAGCGAAAAGATCCTAACTATTTTGAAGAACTTTCCGGTTTACCTAATGCTAATCAAACTTTAGCTGATATTCTGCAAATTAAGTTCACACTAGAAGATTTGATTGCTAATGACAAATTAATAAAACAGAATAAATCTCTCAAAACCATAGTCGAAGAAATGGAAGATGAGGTATTAGCAAATGCTGGGGTAGATGTATTTGAGGAACTGTTTAAGCTAATTTTTACTAAACTCTATGATGAGTGGTATTCTGGTCAAGGAAACCGCCGTACAACTCGGATGATGGAGTTTCGCAATACAGGACAAACAGAAGCCGCACTCAAAACAAAAATTCAAGATTTATTTGATAAGGCTAAGAAAAAGTGGGAAGGAGTTTTTAGTGAAGATGCGAAAATTAGCCTCTCTCCTTCTCATCTTTCAATTTGTATTTCTTCTTTAGAAGATGTAAAGCTATTTAACTCTAATTTGGATGTAGTTGATGAAGCTTTTGAATATTTGATTAATAAAAGTAGTAAGGGAGAAAAAGGACAATTTTTCACCCCTCGTTATGTAATTGATATGTGTGTCAAGATGCTAAATCCTCAAGAGGATGAATACATGATTGATACGGCTGCGGGTTCTTCGGGGTTTCCAGTGCATACAATTTTTCATGTGTGGCGGCAAATTTTGGAGGATGAAGGTTTATCAGCAAGTCATTTGTTTTCACTGGAAGAGAAGCCACCACGATGTAGAGAATATGTGCAAGAACAAGTATTTGCAATTGACTTTGATGAAAAAGCGGTAAGGGTAGCGCGGACGTTGAATTTGATTGCTGGAGATGGTGAAACAAATGTTTTGCATTTGAATACCCTGGATTATGAAATGTGGGATGAAATAACAGGACAGGAGGAGTGGGATGATATTTATAATGCTGGATTCAAACGTTTAAAACGGCAACGACCAAAAGATAGTAAAGACTATCGAGAATTTCAGTTTGATGTGTTGATGGCAAATCCTCCTTTTGCTGGAGATATTAAAGAAACTCGCATTATTAACCATTATGATTTAGCTAAAAAGGCTAATGGTAAATGGGAAACTAAAGTCGGGAGAGATATTTTATTTATTGAACGCAATCTGGATTTTTTAAAGCCTGGGGGCAGAATGGCAATTGTTTTACCTCAAGGACGTTTTAATAATTCTTCTGATAAAAATATCCGTGATTTTATTGCGGAACGTTGCCGAATTTTGGCAGTAGTTGGGTTACATGGAAATACTTTTAAACCCCATACGGGAACTAAAACTTCGGTATTGTTGGTGCAAAAATGGAATGATGATCCAAAAGTAGGCGCGTTATGTCCTCGCCAGGATGATTACAATATCTTTTTTGCCACGATGCAAAAATCAGGTAAGGATAATTCGGGTGAAAAAATTTATGTTAAAAAGTCTGATAGTTCGGGTGAATATTTGTTAGATGATCACGGTCATTTGATTATTGATCATGATTTATTTAATCATGAAGGAAAGACGCAAGATGGTATTGCTGAGGCGTTTATTGAGTTTGCAAAAAAGGAGAATTTCAGTTTTTTTAAGTTAAGCCCATCTGTTGCGCCGTTTAATGCTGTGAAGTATCAGAAGTTAATGGATGGGCTAGAAGCGGTTGAATTAAGTTTAAGTGAAGCTTTGAAAGAAAATATTTCTTTTAGAGTGGATAGTGATTTCTTCAAAAAACAATATTTGCACGAATATCATCAAAGAAAGAAATTTAAAAATATCATTCTTGGCGATATTGCATTCATCACTGATGGTCAGCATGGTTATCATGAAGTAGATGAAACATCAAATATTTCTCATATAACGGCTAAAAATACAAAAAACTGGTTTACAGATAAAATTGGCGCAGATGGATTAGCTAAATGGGTAGATGACAAAAATAAACGATCTTCTCTTCACGAGAATGATATTCTCCTCGCTAATCGTGGGACAGTAGGATGTTGCTCTATTGTCAAAAATGATATTTTACCAGCGAATATAGACCAAGATATTGCCAGAATAGAGCTTAATCTAAATACCTCAATCATTCCAGAATATCTCTTAACTTACTTAAATTCAAAGATTGGTTATGATTGGGTTATTAGAAATTCTTCTGGCATGGTTCAGCAAGGATTACCATTAAATAAAGTCAGATTAATACCTATACCTCTTTTAAATAACAAATTTCAATTCAAAATAAAATCATTGATTGACATTTCTTTGAAAGAGAAAAAATCTTCAAAAGATTTCTATGAACAAGCTGAGGATTTACTGTTATCAGAACTGAACTTAAAAGACTGGCAACCCACTAAAGAAACTATTGCTATCAAGAGTTTTAAAGAGTCTTTTTTGTCTTCTGGTCGCCTTGATGCTGAGTATTACCAACCAAAATATGATGAACTGACTGAAAGACTCAAGGAGAAAGTTGAATTAACTAGACTTGGTGATTTACTTAACCTTAATCAACGAGGAAAACAACCCATATATATTGAATCTGAAGATGACAATAAGTTGGGTTTACCTGTTGTTAATTCTAAGTACGTTCGAGAAGGTAAAGTAATTCTGACAGATAATCGCTATGCTTATTTTCCAGAAACTGATAATCCACTCATAATTCATACTGATGATGTTTTAATTAATGGTACAGGTGTCGGTACAATTGGACGCTGTGCGCCTTATCTTTATCAACAACCAGCTTTACCAGATAATCACGTAACTATTCTCAGAACTGATTTACTTGACTCGGTTTATCTGTCTATTTACCTCAATAGTATTATTGGAAAGCTACAGGTTGAAAAACATTTTAAAGGTTCATCAGGACAAATTGAATTATACCCTAATGAAATTAGTCAATTTTTAGTTTGGAATGCGCCTGAATCAGTACAGAAAAAAATTAGAACCAAAGTTGAAGAATCTCACCAAAAGCGTGAACAATCCAAACAACTACTAGAAATTGCTAAAATAGGAGTAGAAAAAGCGATAGAAACCGATGAAGTAACAGCTACAGATTGGATAAATCAACAATTGGAAATATTAGGAATTGATATCAACAATGGAGGAGAAAATAAAAATTAA
- the atpA gene encoding F0F1 ATP synthase subunit alpha, with amino-acid sequence MSISIRPDEISNIIQQQIEQYDQEVKVANVGTVLQVGDGIARIYGLEKAMAGELLEFEDGTIGIAQNLEEDNVGAVLMGEGREIQEGSSVTATGRIAQVPVGEALVGRVVDALGRPIDGKGDLKTSETRLIESPAPGIIARKSVHEPMQTGITAIDSMIPIGRGQRELIIGDRQTGKTAIAIDTIINQKGEDVVCVYVAIGQKASTVANVVQTLQQKGAMDYTVVVAANASDPATLQYLAPYTGATIAEYFMYKGKATLVIYDDLSKQAQAYRQMSLLLRRPPGREAYPGDVFYIHSRLLERAAKLSDELGKGSMTALPIIETQAGDVSAYIPTNVISITDGQIFLSSDLFNSGIRPAVNPGISVSRVGSAAQTKAMKKVAGKIKLELAQFDDLQAFAQFASDLDKATQDQLARGVRLRELLKQPQNDPLSVAEQVAILYAGINGYLDDIAVNKVTVFAKGLRDYLKTVNTAYFQAVQSKKVLGDEEETALKAALTEFKKTFQAAA; translated from the coding sequence ATGAGCATTTCCATTAGACCTGACGAAATCAGTAACATTATCCAACAACAAATCGAGCAATACGACCAAGAGGTTAAAGTTGCTAACGTTGGTACTGTTCTCCAAGTTGGTGACGGTATTGCCCGTATCTATGGCTTGGAAAAAGCTATGGCTGGGGAACTATTAGAATTTGAAGATGGCACAATTGGTATCGCCCAAAACTTAGAAGAAGATAACGTTGGTGCGGTATTAATGGGTGAAGGCCGGGAAATTCAAGAAGGTAGCTCTGTAACTGCTACTGGTAGAATTGCTCAGGTTCCTGTAGGTGAAGCCTTAGTTGGTCGCGTTGTCGATGCTTTGGGTCGCCCCATTGATGGTAAAGGTGATTTAAAAACCTCTGAAACCCGTTTGATTGAATCCCCAGCACCTGGGATTATTGCCCGGAAGTCTGTACACGAACCAATGCAAACCGGGATCACCGCTATTGACTCGATGATTCCCATCGGTCGTGGTCAACGGGAATTGATCATTGGTGACCGTCAAACTGGTAAAACAGCGATCGCTATTGACACCATCATCAACCAAAAAGGTGAAGATGTCGTTTGCGTTTATGTTGCCATCGGTCAAAAAGCTTCCACCGTTGCTAACGTAGTTCAAACATTACAACAAAAAGGCGCAATGGACTACACCGTAGTTGTAGCCGCTAACGCCAGTGACCCAGCCACCTTACAATACCTTGCTCCCTACACAGGCGCAACAATTGCTGAGTACTTTATGTACAAAGGCAAAGCAACCTTAGTAATTTACGATGACCTTTCTAAGCAAGCCCAGGCTTATCGCCAAATGTCCTTGCTACTACGTCGTCCACCAGGACGGGAAGCATATCCCGGAGACGTATTCTACATCCACTCTCGCTTGTTAGAACGTGCCGCTAAATTGAGCGATGAATTGGGTAAAGGCAGCATGACCGCCTTACCAATTATCGAAACCCAAGCAGGTGACGTATCCGCATACATTCCTACCAACGTAATTTCTATCACCGACGGTCAGATTTTCTTGTCTTCTGACTTGTTCAACTCTGGTATCCGTCCCGCTGTAAACCCCGGTATTTCAGTATCCCGTGTAGGTTCTGCGGCACAAACCAAGGCAATGAAAAAAGTTGCCGGTAAGATTAAGTTGGAATTAGCGCAGTTTGATGACTTGCAAGCTTTCGCACAATTTGCTTCTGACTTAGATAAAGCCACCCAAGATCAATTAGCACGCGGTGTCCGCTTACGGGAACTTCTCAAGCAGCCCCAAAACGACCCACTTTCTGTAGCAGAACAAGTAGCAATTCTTTACGCTGGTATTAATGGTTATTTGGATGACATTGCTGTTAACAAAGTAACCGTTTTTGCTAAAGGTTTACGTGATTATTTGAAGACAGTGAACACTGCATATTTCCAAGCAGTACAAAGCAAGAAAGTACTAGGTGACGAAGAAGAAACAGCCTTGAAGGCAGCGTTAACCGAGTTCAAGAAGACCTTCCAAGCAGCAGCGTAA
- a CDS encoding NADPH-dependent FMN reductase, translating into MVKIVGIGGSLRPGSYTQLGLQVAAQRVAALGAEVEILDLTQMHLPFCTGAKEYPDYPDVQKLRDTVFNADGLILATPEYHGSVSGVIKNTLDLMSFDQLSGKVAGLISILGGQVNSNALNDLRIILRWVHCQSIIEQIAIGQAWGAFSPEGKLLDEKLSQRFDQFAQSLVDNTRKLREVN; encoded by the coding sequence ATGGTAAAAATTGTTGGTATTGGTGGTAGTTTAAGACCCGGATCTTATACCCAGTTAGGCTTACAAGTAGCAGCACAACGAGTAGCAGCTTTAGGTGCAGAAGTAGAAATTCTTGATTTAACGCAAATGCACTTACCTTTTTGCACTGGTGCCAAAGAGTATCCAGATTACCCAGACGTGCAGAAGTTACGCGATACCGTTTTTAATGCTGATGGTTTAATCTTGGCAACACCAGAATATCATGGTAGTGTTAGTGGCGTTATTAAAAATACTTTGGATTTAATGAGTTTTGATCAGCTATCTGGTAAGGTAGCTGGTTTGATTAGTATATTGGGTGGCCAAGTAAACAGCAACGCTTTAAACGACCTCAGAATCATCCTCCGCTGGGTTCACTGTCAATCAATTATTGAGCAGATAGCTATTGGTCAAGCCTGGGGTGCATTTAGTCCAGAGGGTAAACTACTGGATGAAAAATTATCTCAACGATTTGATCAATTTGCTCAAAGTTTGGTTGATAATACTCGCAAATTGCGGGAAGTTAATTAA
- a CDS encoding F0F1 ATP synthase subunit gamma has protein sequence MANLKAIRDRIQSVKNTKKITEAMRLVAAARVRRAQEQVIATRPFADRLAQVLFGLQTRLRFEDVDLPLLKKREVKSVGLLVITGDRGLCGGYNSNVIRRAENRAKELKAEGVDYRFVTVGRKATQYFQRRNQPIDGTYSGLEQIPTAAEATNIADELLSLFLSEKVDRIELVYTKFVSLVSSRPVVQTLLPFDTQGLEAADDEIFRLTTRGGQFQVEREKMVSQARVLPRDMIFEQDPVQILDSLLPLYLSNQLLRSLQESAASELAARMTAMSNASENAGELIKSLSLSYNKARQAAITQELLEVVGGAEALT, from the coding sequence ATGGCTAATCTCAAAGCAATACGCGATCGCATTCAGTCGGTCAAAAACACCAAAAAAATCACAGAAGCCATGCGGCTGGTTGCTGCGGCTAGAGTACGTCGCGCCCAAGAACAGGTAATTGCTACCCGTCCCTTTGCTGACCGCTTGGCTCAAGTCTTATTTGGCTTACAAACCCGTCTACGGTTTGAAGATGTAGATCTACCACTACTGAAAAAACGCGAAGTTAAATCAGTCGGTTTGTTGGTTATTACTGGCGACCGTGGTTTGTGCGGTGGTTACAATAGTAATGTTATCCGCAGGGCAGAAAATCGCGCCAAGGAACTGAAGGCAGAAGGTGTAGACTACAGATTTGTAACTGTTGGACGCAAAGCCACTCAATACTTCCAACGTCGCAATCAGCCTATTGATGGTACCTACAGCGGTTTAGAACAAATTCCCACCGCAGCAGAAGCTACCAATATTGCAGACGAACTACTTTCTTTGTTTCTCTCAGAAAAAGTAGACAGAATTGAGCTAGTTTATACCAAATTTGTATCTTTGGTTAGCTCTCGTCCCGTCGTGCAAACCTTACTCCCTTTTGATACCCAAGGTTTAGAAGCAGCAGATGACGAAATCTTCCGCTTAACTACCCGTGGTGGTCAATTCCAAGTAGAACGGGAGAAAATGGTCAGCCAAGCCCGTGTTTTGCCTCGTGATATGATTTTCGAGCAAGACCCTGTACAAATTCTTGATTCTTTGTTGCCATTGTATCTGAGTAATCAGTTATTGCGATCGCTCCAAGAATCAGCAGCTAGTGAATTAGCAGCACGGATGACAGCAATGAGTAACGCCAGTGAAAACGCCGGTGAATTAATCAAAAGCTTGTCATTGTCTTACAACAAAGCCCGTCAAGCAGCCATTACCCAGGAACTCCTAGAAGTTGTGGGTGGTGCAGAGGCTTTAACTTAA
- a CDS encoding type II toxin-antitoxin system VapC family toxin, whose amino-acid sequence MTVRFLLDSNIISEPSRPIPNTQVLDQLNRYRSEVAVASLVVHEILYGCWRLPLSKRKDSLWKYIQDSVLDLPVLDYDLNAAKWHAQERDRLSKIGKTPAFIDGQIASIAFCNDLILVTNNVADFHDFEDLVIENWFTIS is encoded by the coding sequence ATGACAGTTCGCTTTTTACTAGACTCTAATATTATCTCAGAACCGAGTCGGCCAATTCCCAATACTCAGGTTTTAGATCAATTAAATCGCTATCGTTCAGAAGTAGCAGTAGCAAGTCTTGTTGTTCATGAAATCCTTTATGGCTGTTGGCGTTTACCACTTTCTAAACGCAAGGATTCTTTATGGAAATACATTCAAGATTCTGTATTAGATTTGCCTGTGTTGGATTATGATCTCAATGCTGCAAAATGGCACGCGCAGGAAAGGGATAGATTATCAAAAATTGGTAAAACACCTGCTTTTATTGATGGACAAATTGCGAGTATTGCCTTCTGCAACGACTTGATCTTAGTAACAAATAATGTGGCAGATTTTCATGATTTTGAGGATCTGGTAATTGAAAATTGGTTTACTATCAGTTAA
- the atpH gene encoding ATP synthase F1 subunit delta: MRSNAATAEIAQPYAQALLSLAQSKNLTEDFGTDARTFLGLLAGSKELESYLSNPFTQAENKKNLLKQVLGEGVSPYLRNFLLLLVDRRRISCLEAILQQYLVLLRQLNQTVLAEVTSAVALTEAQQQAITEKVIAITNARQVELETKIDNELIGGVIIKVGSQVIDASLRGQLRRLSLSLNSN, encoded by the coding sequence ATGAGAAGTAATGCAGCAACAGCCGAAATAGCCCAGCCCTACGCCCAGGCACTGTTGTCGCTAGCGCAATCCAAAAACTTAACAGAAGATTTTGGTACAGATGCGCGTACTTTCCTCGGCTTATTGGCAGGCAGCAAAGAGCTAGAAAGCTATTTGAGCAACCCCTTTACTCAGGCTGAAAACAAGAAGAATCTGCTCAAACAAGTACTTGGGGAAGGCGTTAGCCCTTACCTACGTAATTTTTTGTTGCTGTTAGTTGACAGACGACGTATTTCTTGCTTGGAAGCAATTTTGCAGCAGTATTTGGTACTGTTGCGCCAGCTAAATCAAACTGTATTAGCAGAAGTTACTTCTGCGGTAGCTTTGACAGAAGCTCAACAGCAAGCAATTACAGAAAAAGTAATCGCTATCACCAATGCTCGCCAGGTAGAACTGGAAACCAAGATAGATAACGAGTTGATTGGTGGTGTGATTATCAAAGTGGGTTCTCAGGTAATTGATGCTAGTTTGCGCGGTCAACTACGTCGCCTTTCCCTAAGCTTAAACAGTAACTAA
- a CDS encoding type II toxin-antitoxin system VapC family toxin, whose protein sequence is MKAIVLDTHAIIWYFLKSPKLSNAALTAIDQADSIYIPSISIIEIIYLQEKGKIPETALQKLIEILANSNTGWSVIALNLEVAQTITQIPRNIVPEMVDRIITATAFYLNLPLVTCDSKINLFNIQIIW, encoded by the coding sequence ATGAAAGCTATTGTATTAGATACTCATGCTATTATTTGGTATTTTCTAAAATCTCCAAAATTATCAAATGCAGCATTAACAGCAATTGATCAAGCAGATTCAATTTATATACCTTCTATTTCGATTATTGAAATTATTTACTTACAGGAAAAAGGCAAAATACCAGAAACAGCATTACAAAAATTAATTGAAATTTTAGCAAATAGTAATACTGGATGGTCTGTAATCGCCCTAAATTTAGAAGTTGCTCAAACAATTACACAAATTCCCAGGAATATTGTTCCAGAAATGGTAGATCGGATTATTACTGCTACGGCCTTTTATTTGAATTTACCTTTGGTAACTTGTGATTCCAAAATTAACTTGTTTAATATCCAAATAATTTGGTAA
- a CDS encoding DUF2281 domain-containing protein, with translation MTIEQAVLENLRELPTDKQQEVLDFIQFLKHKLPPKNPRPSFYGLWSDLDINITEQDITEIRQEMWAKFPRDIEL, from the coding sequence ATGACCATTGAACAAGCAGTTTTAGAAAACCTGCGAGAATTACCAACCGATAAACAACAAGAAGTTTTAGATTTTATTCAATTTCTCAAACATAAATTACCACCAAAAAACCCACGTCCTAGTTTTTACGGGTTATGGAGTGACTTGGATATAAATATTACAGAACAAGATATTACAGAAATTCGCCAAGAAATGTGGGCTAAATTTCCCAGGGATATTGAATTATGA